One window of Pseudomonadota bacterium genomic DNA carries:
- a CDS encoding serine hydrolase domain-containing protein, with product MKMTYVVAILLLLSLHTHAQAPSTAPAQISGKSLDARIGELMEREQVVGLAVAVIEGGKISHVQAYGYRNREQQLALETDTIMYGASLTKAAFAYMVLQLVDEGLLELDRSIADYLEEPLPAYEEYRAFADDDTWRALTPRIILSHRTGLSNLRFLEPDGQPRFHFAPGTHYAYSGEGFWVLQRVLEYGLGLDIREEMRKRVFEPFGLRNTDMQWRDSFAKNLADGYAMDGSFEPHDERSNVSAAGSMDTTIADQAKLWRALFAGEGLSEEMRAEWVRAQFPIRTAQKFPTVQMHDTEMPGGEQIALAAGLGVEVWEGPHGPAFAKGGHNPWTANLVICQSRAERCLVMLANSVRAEIIFPELAQLMLAETAYPWWWVYPALHGTPAAISR from the coding sequence GAAAATGACTTACGTAGTTGCCATTCTGCTGTTGCTCTCCCTTCACACCCACGCGCAAGCGCCATCGACTGCGCCCGCGCAAATCAGCGGCAAGTCGCTCGATGCTCGGATCGGCGAACTCATGGAGCGAGAACAAGTCGTTGGGCTCGCGGTGGCCGTCATAGAGGGTGGGAAGATCTCTCACGTGCAAGCCTACGGGTACCGCAATCGAGAGCAGCAGCTTGCGCTGGAGACGGACACGATCATGTACGGCGCGTCCCTCACCAAAGCGGCCTTCGCCTACATGGTGCTGCAGCTGGTGGATGAAGGCCTGCTAGAGCTCGATCGCTCGATCGCGGACTACTTGGAAGAGCCACTCCCCGCGTATGAGGAGTATCGCGCCTTCGCCGACGATGACACGTGGCGGGCGCTGACGCCGAGAATCATCCTCTCCCACCGCACGGGCCTGTCGAATCTGAGGTTTCTTGAGCCCGACGGCCAGCCGCGATTTCACTTCGCGCCTGGCACCCACTACGCGTACTCTGGCGAGGGCTTCTGGGTGCTCCAGCGCGTGCTCGAGTACGGCCTAGGCCTCGACATCAGAGAAGAGATGCGCAAGCGCGTCTTCGAGCCCTTCGGTCTCCGCAACACGGACATGCAGTGGCGCGACAGTTTTGCAAAGAACCTGGCTGATGGCTACGCCATGGACGGCAGCTTCGAACCGCACGACGAGCGCAGCAACGTAAGCGCAGCAGGCTCCATGGACACCACGATCGCCGACCAAGCGAAGCTGTGGCGCGCGCTTTTCGCGGGTGAAGGACTGTCCGAGGAGATGCGGGCAGAGTGGGTGCGCGCCCAGTTTCCCATCCGTACGGCGCAGAAGTTCCCGACGGTGCAGATGCACGACACTGAAATGCCCGGCGGCGAGCAAATCGCCCTAGCAGCCGGATTGGGCGTAGAGGTCTGGGAAGGGCCGCACGGACCTGCCTTTGCTAAAGGCGGTCACAACCCCTGGACCGCCAATCTGGTGATTTGCCAGTCCCGGGCCGAGCGTTGCTTGGTCATGCTGGCCAATAGCGTCAGGGCGGAGATCATCTTCCCCGAGCTCGCGCAGTTGATGCTCGCAGAGACGGCCTATCCGTGGTGGTGGGTGTATCCGGCGCTACACGGCACGCCGGCCGCTATCTCGAGGTAA
- a CDS encoding purine nucleoside permease — protein sequence MLITLSYAMRRTLTFALASTALVTLAACADRDPKSTSAGAGDELTVCKIAAPCANPLPVRLVLITMFEIGEDAGDRPGEFQLWKERRPLDVVIPFPHSHHDLHYDPQNQVLAVVAGIGSTKTTAATMALGLDTRFDLSKAYWLVAGIAGIDPEDASIGSAVWSAYLVDGDLAHEIDAREKPEDWPTGYFAMNSKRPYDPDKPEPSGEVHLLNEGLRDWAYELTRDVALPDSEALQETRSHYTAHDRARLPPFVTRGGHIAAMTFWHGEILNQWANDWVAYWSDGNADFVTSAMEDTGTFQAIRYLDAIDRVDANRFMVLRTGSNYTMPPPGVTAADNLLRESEGYAGMLASLESLYLVGGEVIDEITGNWERYENDVPGIEE from the coding sequence ATGTTGATCACCCTTTCCTACGCTATGCGTCGAACGCTCACCTTCGCTCTCGCCAGCACTGCCCTAGTCACGCTCGCCGCGTGTGCGGACAGGGATCCGAAGAGCACTAGCGCAGGCGCCGGTGACGAGCTGACCGTATGCAAGATCGCAGCCCCCTGCGCCAACCCCCTGCCCGTCCGCCTGGTGCTGATCACGATGTTCGAGATCGGCGAGGACGCGGGCGACCGGCCAGGTGAGTTCCAGCTGTGGAAGGAGCGCCGCCCACTCGATGTGGTGATCCCCTTCCCCCACTCCCACCACGACCTGCACTACGACCCGCAAAACCAAGTCCTCGCGGTGGTCGCCGGCATTGGCAGCACCAAGACGACGGCAGCGACCATGGCCCTCGGCCTCGACACGCGCTTCGATCTGAGCAAAGCCTATTGGCTCGTCGCCGGCATCGCGGGGATCGATCCGGAGGACGCTTCGATCGGCTCCGCCGTCTGGTCAGCCTACCTCGTCGACGGTGACCTGGCCCACGAGATCGACGCCCGCGAGAAGCCCGAGGACTGGCCCACCGGCTACTTCGCGATGAACAGCAAGCGCCCCTACGACCCTGATAAACCCGAGCCCTCGGGCGAGGTACACCTATTGAACGAGGGCCTGCGCGACTGGGCCTACGAGTTGACACGGGACGTCGCGCTGCCGGACTCCGAGGCCCTGCAGGAGACCCGCTCCCACTACACGGCGCACGACAGGGCGCGCCTACCGCCCTTCGTGACGCGGGGCGGACACATCGCGGCCATGACCTTCTGGCACGGCGAGATCTTGAACCAATGGGCCAACGACTGGGTGGCCTACTGGTCCGACGGCAACGCCGACTTCGTCACGTCGGCGATGGAGGACACGGGCACTTTTCAGGCGATCCGCTATCTCGATGCGATAGACCGCGTGGACGCAAACCGCTTCATGGTCTTACGCACCGGCAGCAACTACACGATGCCACCCCCGGGCGTCACGGCGGCCGACAACCTGCTGCGTGAGAGCGAAGGCTACGCGGGGATGCTCGCGTCGCTGGAGTCCCTATACCTCGTGGGCGGTGAGGTAATCGACGAGATCACGGGAAACTGGGAGCGCTACGAGAACGACGTTCCCGGCATCGAGGAGTAG
- a CDS encoding amidohydrolase family protein — protein sequence MDPAQPLLEDAALAIDAGRIIAIGPLEEIAATYEAREQVSESNRVLMPGLVNTHSHAAMTILRGIADDQDLITWLNDYIFPAEVRFVDDALVSLGTELACAEMIRGGTTTFVDMYYHPDAIAEAVARCGLRAFVSATVIDQHSPDAADAAEGLANAHAFIRRWKGKHPRITPILGPHSVYTLAPSHLKAVSEAARSLDVPISIHLSESRFEIDTIQSKHDTTPVGLLDSMDFFNNRVIAAHVVYPTEEDVEILASRRVGVAHCPTSNMKISSGIAPISALLAAGVEVGIGTDGAASNNDLDMFEELRLSALLQKVATMEPTVLPASAVLEMATAGGARAIGLGDEIGSLRVGMRADLIQIDLSNLHFAPLYDVISHLAYVADEQDVVTVIVDGRVVMRERALLTIDIQRVRAQAQTLAERIAKDLRRNHTPVDEIE from the coding sequence ATGGACCCGGCCCAGCCACTGCTCGAAGACGCCGCCCTCGCCATCGACGCAGGCCGCATCATCGCCATCGGCCCGCTCGAGGAGATCGCCGCCACCTACGAAGCCAGAGAGCAGGTAAGCGAGAGCAACCGCGTGCTCATGCCCGGCCTGGTGAACACGCACAGCCACGCGGCCATGACCATCCTGCGCGGGATCGCCGACGACCAAGACCTCATCACCTGGCTCAACGACTACATCTTCCCGGCGGAAGTGCGCTTCGTCGACGACGCCCTGGTCAGCCTTGGCACGGAACTGGCGTGCGCGGAGATGATCCGTGGTGGCACCACCACCTTCGTCGACATGTACTACCACCCCGATGCCATCGCCGAGGCGGTCGCGCGCTGCGGCCTGCGAGCCTTCGTCTCGGCGACGGTAATCGACCAGCACAGCCCTGACGCCGCCGATGCTGCCGAGGGCCTCGCCAACGCCCACGCGTTCATCCGCCGCTGGAAGGGCAAGCACCCGCGCATTACGCCCATCCTGGGCCCTCACTCGGTGTACACGCTCGCCCCCTCGCACCTGAAAGCGGTGAGCGAGGCGGCGCGATCCCTGGACGTGCCGATATCGATCCACCTGTCCGAGTCGCGCTTCGAAATCGACACGATCCAATCGAAGCACGACACCACCCCGGTCGGTCTGCTGGACAGCATGGACTTCTTCAACAACCGCGTGATCGCTGCCCACGTGGTGTACCCCACGGAGGAAGACGTGGAGATTCTCGCCTCGCGTCGTGTGGGCGTGGCTCACTGCCCGACATCGAACATGAAGATCTCCTCCGGGATCGCACCGATCAGCGCGCTGCTCGCAGCCGGTGTCGAAGTGGGCATCGGCACTGACGGCGCGGCTAGCAACAACGACCTCGATATGTTCGAGGAGCTGCGCCTGTCCGCCCTCCTGCAGAAGGTGGCGACGATGGAACCGACGGTGCTGCCGGCATCCGCAGTGCTGGAGATGGCCACGGCCGGCGGCGCACGCGCCATCGGCCTCGGCGATGAGATCGGATCGTTACGCGTAGGCATGCGCGCCGATCTGATCCAGATCGACTTGTCCAACCTACACTTCGCTCCCCTGTATGACGTGATCTCCCACCTCGCCTACGTCGCCGACGAACAGGACGTGGTGACAGTGATCGTGGACGGACGCGTGGTGATGCGCGAGCGCGCGCTGCTTACCATCGACATCCAACGAGTAAGGGCGCAGGCACAGACCCTCGCCGAGCGCATCGCCAAGGACCTCCGCCGTAACCACACCCCCGTCGACGAGATCGAATAA
- a CDS encoding TonB-dependent receptor: MFRHAYRTPIVGAALLATTLTPPAFAELEEVTVTAQRREQAQSDVPFSLVTLSGEDAADYFEAGEDIRALSARIPSLNAESSNGRVAPRFYIRGLGNTDFDLAASQPVQVLVDEVPMENVVLKSFPLFDIERVEVLRGPQGTLFGRNTPAGTIKFDTVKPSQEFDAYGAITAGNLGTFNVQGALGGGLSEHWSGRVSVLSQTRSDWIDNDFTGEEDALGGFSEVAFRAQLLYENDGFSALISGHGRELDGTAAVFRANIFTTGSNELNENFDRDAVQFDEGDNNIQRYESYGGLIRLESTFANDITLTAIGSWETTEGFSIGDIDGGFGASFAPPFGPGFIPFNSVTQDSIDTLDQYTAEVRLASPGDGPLTWQFGALYFSQQFEITTAPFFVGPTTVGHDNDSWAVFGQTSFDLSDKLTATAGLRYTDDTRDFEVTQLFGAPAAGLGAEFSPSTDEGELTWDLALNLAATETTTLFTRYARGFRAPTIQGRDVAFFGLPSVADSETVDSFEIGMKNDFGVFRSNVAVFYYTVQDQQLSAIGGDGNLVQLVNADEATGFGIEGDLEALFTLSETSSLLTRVGGSYVDTEINDDDLLVAPCGSGACTPLDPLVDGNALVDGNPLPQAPGFTLSLLARYTLDIGEAQFFLQTDWWFQGETNFFLYESEEFFTDDAYEGAVRAGFSWNDGRYEIAGFGRNITDNEFARGGIDFNNLTGFVNAPRIWGVTFTGRY; the protein is encoded by the coding sequence ATGTTCCGCCATGCCTACCGAACGCCCATCGTGGGCGCTGCCCTCCTCGCCACTACGCTCACGCCACCGGCCTTCGCCGAGCTCGAAGAAGTCACTGTGACCGCCCAGCGCCGCGAACAGGCGCAGAGCGACGTACCGTTCTCCCTGGTCACGCTCTCCGGTGAGGATGCGGCAGATTACTTCGAAGCCGGTGAGGACATCCGCGCACTCTCCGCGCGCATCCCAAGCCTCAACGCCGAGTCGTCCAACGGCCGCGTCGCGCCACGTTTCTACATTCGCGGCCTCGGCAATACGGACTTCGACCTCGCCGCCTCCCAGCCCGTGCAGGTGCTAGTCGACGAAGTCCCGATGGAAAACGTGGTGCTAAAAAGCTTCCCGCTGTTCGACATTGAGCGAGTGGAGGTGCTGCGCGGCCCGCAAGGCACCCTGTTCGGCCGCAACACGCCCGCCGGCACGATCAAGTTCGACACGGTGAAGCCGTCTCAGGAGTTCGACGCCTACGGCGCCATCACCGCGGGTAACCTCGGCACCTTCAACGTGCAGGGCGCCCTGGGCGGCGGCCTCTCGGAGCATTGGTCAGGTCGCGTCTCCGTGCTGTCCCAGACCCGTTCGGACTGGATCGACAACGACTTCACCGGTGAAGAGGACGCCCTCGGCGGCTTCAGCGAAGTCGCCTTCCGCGCCCAGCTGCTGTACGAGAACGACGGCTTCTCCGCCCTCATCTCCGGCCACGGCCGCGAGCTGGACGGCACCGCCGCCGTCTTCCGCGCCAACATCTTCACCACCGGCTCCAACGAGTTGAACGAGAACTTCGATCGCGACGCCGTGCAGTTCGACGAGGGCGACAACAACATCCAGCGCTACGAGAGTTACGGCGGCCTCATCCGCTTAGAAAGCACCTTCGCCAACGACATCACGCTCACGGCGATTGGCTCCTGGGAGACCACCGAGGGCTTTTCCATCGGCGACATCGACGGCGGCTTCGGCGCCTCTTTTGCACCGCCCTTCGGGCCGGGCTTCATCCCCTTTAACTCCGTGACTCAGGACAGCATCGATACGCTGGACCAGTACACCGCCGAGGTGCGCCTCGCCTCACCAGGAGACGGACCGCTCACCTGGCAGTTCGGCGCCCTGTACTTCTCCCAGCAGTTCGAGATCACCACGGCACCGTTCTTCGTCGGCCCCACCACCGTGGGGCACGACAACGACTCCTGGGCCGTGTTCGGCCAGACCAGCTTCGACCTAAGCGACAAGCTGACCGCCACCGCCGGCTTGCGCTATACGGACGACACGCGCGACTTCGAGGTGACCCAACTGTTCGGTGCTCCCGCCGCAGGCCTCGGTGCCGAGTTCAGCCCCAGCACCGACGAAGGCGAACTCACCTGGGACCTCGCCCTAAACCTCGCAGCGACCGAAACGACCACGCTGTTCACCCGCTACGCACGCGGCTTCCGTGCCCCTACCATTCAGGGCCGCGACGTCGCCTTCTTCGGCCTGCCCTCCGTGGCTGACTCCGAGACCGTCGACTCCTTCGAGATCGGCATGAAGAACGACTTCGGGGTGTTCCGCTCGAACGTCGCCGTCTTCTACTACACGGTGCAGGACCAGCAGCTCTCCGCTATCGGCGGCGACGGCAACCTGGTGCAGCTGGTAAACGCCGACGAAGCCACCGGCTTCGGCATCGAGGGCGACCTCGAAGCCTTGTTCACCCTCAGCGAGACCAGTAGCCTGCTCACCCGCGTCGGCGGCAGCTACGTCGACACGGAAATCAACGACGACGATCTACTCGTCGCGCCCTGCGGCTCCGGCGCCTGCACGCCGCTCGATCCCTTGGTCGACGGCAACGCCCTGGTCGACGGCAACCCCCTGCCCCAGGCGCCGGGCTTCACCCTCTCGCTCCTCGCCCGCTACACCCTGGACATAGGCGAGGCGCAGTTCTTCCTGCAGACAGACTGGTGGTTCCAGGGGGAGACGAACTTCTTCCTCTACGAATCGGAAGAGTTCTTCACCGACGACGCTTACGAGGGTGCCGTGCGCGCCGGCTTCAGCTGGAACGACGGCCGCTACGAGATCGCCGGCTTCGGCCGCAATATCACCGACAATGAGTTTGCCCGTGGCGGCATCGACTTCAATAACCTGACCGGCTTCGTTAACGCGCCGCGCATCTGGGGCGTCACCTTCACGGGCAGGTACTAG
- a CDS encoding NCS2 family permease, with product MEAINRRFQLDSAGTSVRTEVIAGLSTFLTMVYISVVNPAILSDAGMDFGAVFVATCLAAAYGTLVMGLLANYPIALAPGMGQNAFFAYTVVLTQGHSWQTALGAVFVSGVLFVVLSLLPVREWLINSIPRSLKQSMTAGIGLFLGFIALSNAGVVTDNEATLVGLGELLAPGPALALFGFILITALAARGVAGAVVIGILAVAAIGWLTGVAEFRGLVSLPPSPAPVLLQVDISSALEVGMLTTVLTMLLVDVFDTAGTLVGVATRAGLVDEEGNLPRLRGALFADSSSTAVGALVGTSSTTSYIESAAGVEAGGRTGLTAVVCGLLFLVCLFFSPLAQSIPAYATASALLFVASLMASSLADLDWDDLTEVAPAMVGALAMPLTFSIAEGIGLGFICYAAIKLLSGRGAQCPAAVYLVAAVFALKYVFL from the coding sequence ATGGAGGCGATAAACCGCCGATTTCAGCTCGACAGCGCCGGCACGAGCGTGCGCACGGAAGTCATCGCCGGCCTGTCGACCTTCCTCACCATGGTCTACATCAGCGTGGTGAACCCGGCAATCTTGTCCGATGCGGGCATGGACTTCGGCGCCGTCTTCGTTGCCACCTGCCTCGCCGCCGCCTACGGCACATTGGTGATGGGCCTGCTGGCCAACTACCCCATCGCCCTGGCGCCGGGGATGGGCCAAAACGCATTCTTTGCCTACACAGTGGTACTGACGCAGGGCCACAGCTGGCAGACAGCCCTCGGCGCCGTCTTCGTCTCTGGCGTGCTGTTCGTGGTCTTGAGCCTGCTGCCTGTACGCGAATGGTTGATCAACTCGATCCCGCGCAGCCTAAAGCAGAGCATGACGGCAGGGATCGGACTGTTTCTCGGCTTCATCGCCTTGAGCAACGCGGGCGTGGTGACGGACAACGAGGCCACGCTGGTCGGTCTTGGCGAGCTGCTTGCGCCCGGCCCTGCCTTGGCCCTGTTCGGATTTATCCTGATTACGGCGCTCGCCGCGCGAGGAGTGGCGGGCGCCGTGGTGATTGGCATCCTCGCGGTGGCCGCCATCGGTTGGCTCACGGGGGTGGCCGAGTTCCGCGGGCTCGTCTCCCTGCCGCCCTCACCGGCGCCCGTGTTGCTGCAGGTGGACATCTCGAGCGCGCTTGAAGTCGGCATGCTCACCACGGTGCTCACGATGCTTCTGGTAGATGTGTTCGATACGGCGGGCACGCTCGTTGGGGTGGCGACGCGCGCAGGATTAGTCGATGAGGAGGGCAATCTGCCGCGCCTTCGGGGGGCGCTCTTCGCCGATTCAAGCTCCACGGCAGTGGGCGCACTGGTCGGTACTTCCTCCACCACCAGCTACATCGAAAGCGCGGCCGGCGTGGAAGCGGGGGGGCGCACGGGGCTCACCGCGGTGGTCTGCGGGCTGCTGTTTCTCGTATGCCTATTCTTCTCGCCCTTAGCACAGAGCATTCCGGCCTACGCCACGGCGTCCGCCCTACTGTTCGTCGCCTCCCTGATGGCAAGTTCCCTGGCCGATCTCGATTGGGATGACCTGACGGAGGTAGCGCCCGCCATGGTCGGCGCCCTCGCCATGCCATTGACTTTTTCCATCGCCGAAGGCATCGGACTTGGCTTCATCTGTTACGCCGCCATCAAGCTACTGAGCGGCAGGGGTGCCCAGTGTCCGGCCGCCGTGTACTTGGTCGCGGCAGTGTTCGCGCTCAAGTACGTCTTCCTGTAG
- a CDS encoding glycosyltransferase family 1 protein → MPTGRSGLRVVVATDAWKPQLNGVVRTLDVLGQELEKFGNEVRYITPNEFRSIPLPSYPEIRLSLLPNRKVAKIINDFKPDAIHIATEGPIGRAARRFCKRRRYPYTTSFHTRFAEYAAERWAIPVSWGYAMLRDFHGDGATMMVATPGLIEELTERGFSNMKLWCRGVDLQAFTPGEAELFADLPRPIWLYVGRLAVEKSIEDMLKLALPGTKVVVGEGPQRPELEKRFPEAVYLGAKFGDELAACYRAADVFVFPSRTDTFGLVNVEALACGTPVAAYPVRGPLEILDGAPPGAGAMDEDLEQACIKALENRDRAQCREWSENYSWEAATRQFICNLEIPGFDESFWLKSASME, encoded by the coding sequence ATGCCAACGGGGCGGTCGGGCCTCAGAGTCGTCGTAGCCACTGACGCCTGGAAACCGCAGCTCAACGGCGTGGTGCGCACCCTGGACGTGCTCGGCCAGGAGCTGGAGAAGTTCGGCAACGAAGTGCGCTACATCACGCCGAATGAATTCCGCTCGATTCCGCTCCCTTCGTACCCCGAGATTCGCCTTTCCCTGCTGCCGAATCGAAAAGTGGCGAAGATCATCAACGACTTCAAACCGGACGCGATCCACATCGCAACGGAGGGGCCGATCGGCCGCGCAGCTCGACGTTTCTGCAAGCGACGGCGTTACCCCTACACCACGAGCTTTCACACCCGGTTCGCCGAGTACGCCGCTGAGCGCTGGGCCATCCCCGTGTCCTGGGGATACGCGATGCTGCGCGACTTCCATGGCGACGGCGCAACCATGATGGTGGCGACCCCCGGCCTGATCGAGGAGCTTACCGAGCGCGGTTTCTCCAACATGAAGCTCTGGTGCCGCGGGGTCGATCTGCAGGCCTTCACGCCCGGCGAGGCAGAGCTGTTCGCCGATCTTCCCCGGCCGATTTGGCTATACGTCGGGCGGCTTGCGGTGGAGAAGAGCATCGAAGACATGCTCAAACTGGCGTTGCCTGGCACCAAGGTGGTCGTCGGCGAAGGCCCCCAGCGCCCTGAGCTCGAGAAGCGTTTTCCCGAAGCGGTGTACCTCGGCGCTAAGTTCGGCGACGAACTCGCCGCCTGCTACCGTGCGGCAGACGTTTTCGTGTTCCCATCCCGCACGGACACTTTCGGCCTGGTCAACGTCGAGGCCTTGGCCTGCGGCACGCCCGTCGCAGCCTACCCCGTGCGCGGCCCCCTGGAGATCCTCGATGGCGCGCCCCCCGGCGCCGGGGCGATGGATGAGGACCTCGAGCAGGCCTGCATAAAGGCCCTCGAGAACCGCGATCGTGCGCAGTGCCGCGAATGGTCCGAAAACTACTCCTGGGAGGCGGCCACGCGACAGTTCATCTGCAACCTGGAGATCCCCGGATTCGACGAGTCTTTCTGGCTGAAGTCCGCTAGCATGGAGTAG
- a CDS encoding metalloregulator ArsR/SmtB family transcription factor encodes MAYRTDAVQPLFEALSDPTRRRVLEAVRRGRSTPGEISAQLPVSRPAVSQHLKQLLTAGLVVVQARGTRRHYRLAPTCPAALSEYLDGLWGDALGCFADYVNQQHAGERDDE; translated from the coding sequence ATGGCTTACCGAACGGATGCAGTCCAGCCGTTGTTCGAGGCTCTGTCGGACCCCACTAGGCGGCGAGTCCTTGAGGCAGTGCGCAGAGGCCGTAGCACCCCCGGGGAGATTTCCGCGCAGCTCCCCGTGTCGCGCCCGGCAGTATCCCAGCACCTAAAGCAACTGCTCACTGCCGGATTGGTCGTGGTGCAGGCTCGGGGCACTAGACGCCACTACCGCCTGGCGCCCACCTGTCCGGCCGCCTTGAGCGAGTATTTGGACGGTCTATGGGGCGATGCCCTCGGCTGCTTCGCAGACTACGTGAATCAGCAGCATGCGGGAGAACGCGATGACGAGTGA
- a CDS encoding SRPBCC domain-containing protein, with protein sequence MTSEQTPDAVRKSVTIAVTPSRAFELFTSHVEYWWPLGTHSVSAQTGSMSAQRCAFEPIAGGAFYEVDSEGRRHVWGKIDLWQPGVRLSFSWHPGLPEAQATRVDVRFEPHGHGQTRVVLTHDGWEARGDDARRTRDQYHTGWDSVINAGYAAYCARSA encoded by the coding sequence ATGACGAGTGAGCAAACGCCGGATGCGGTCCGCAAATCCGTGACTATCGCCGTCACGCCTTCACGAGCCTTCGAGCTCTTTACCTCCCACGTGGAGTATTGGTGGCCCTTGGGCACCCACAGCGTGAGCGCGCAGACCGGCAGTATGTCAGCGCAGCGCTGTGCCTTCGAACCGATCGCAGGTGGCGCCTTCTACGAGGTCGACTCCGAGGGGCGGCGCCATGTCTGGGGCAAGATCGACCTGTGGCAGCCGGGGGTGCGACTCAGCTTTAGCTGGCATCCTGGCTTGCCCGAGGCGCAGGCGACGCGCGTGGACGTGCGCTTCGAGCCCCACGGCCACGGCCAAACCCGCGTGGTTCTCACCCATGATGGTTGGGAGGCGCGAGGAGACGATGCCAGGCGGACCCGCGATCAATACCACACCGGATGGGACTCTGTGATCAATGCAGGCTATGCCGCGTACTGCGCGCGTTCCGCCTAG